The DNA segment ttcaaaaatcataaaacctTTATTTACCATTTTACATCCCAATTAATAATTACAACTCACACgagtttaattttttaaaataattgaaaaaaaaaatacaaaaatcaatTAATATCGGATTAATCTCCGGCGGATTTACACCAATTTTCTGAATATTTTTGctactttttttatttaaacattattttttatatttatttctttgcaatgaaaaaattgaagaaaaataaagttcGACAATACACTACTATCCCATATTGCAAAATGGGAATTGTTCTTGCTTTGTGATTCTATTTTTTTCCCCCTTCTAAAAACGAAATATCaacttattatttatttgagcgTTCATTCAAAAATCGGTTAAATGAAGGCTAAATAACTAAAAACGAATTTCCCCAGAATTTCATATAGTTTTATTACGCATTCATgtgtttttagtttattttatttaaaactaTGCCTACATTCActcatattttaatttcaacTAGATATAGAGCACGTGATACACACGTGGGAAAACGAACTATGAACGCACGTGTAAAGCACGTGGAAAATGAACGGTAAACGAACGTGGAAAGCACGTGGAAAAAACAGGTGTTGGAAAAAATACGTGTAAAGCACGTGAGAAACGAGCGGTGAACACACCTGTGAAGCACGTGGGAGTTAATAACAATATAATCCCGACAAGATGGTATTTAGACACAACAGCATAAATAGTTCCGTACAAGAGGCATCCCCTGCATGCTTAGATAAAGTCATCAACATAAGAAACTCGCAAGACAGCAAGAATCAACCTCTCCCAACTTAGATAACAAAGTTGTTTAGAGCCTGCAGCTCAAATCGCTCAGAAGTACAACGACGTAACACGAGATTCTTAGGACACGAGAAAAGAATGTGAGCCAGACAGAGTCAACTGGCGGCTGGACATTTGCGGGCATAGCATAATACCATCACGAAGTCCTTCGCAGACGAGCCGATGGTGGCTGATGCTCTTTCTGTGCCAGTCGTTTGAAGCCAGAGTTCAACAAGATTGTTCAATGTTAATGAGGGGATCACTGTCTGTCCCATGCATTTTATTTCGACCTACAAAGTTAGATTAGCAGAAACATGAATGTTGCAGTAAATATGACTTTGTAGGTATCAGAATCGATGCCTCAGAACTAAGGCCGCTACTAAAAGAAagtgaaaattcaaaaaaagttACTGATATCCGAAAGTGATTTTATATTTGCTAGGTTGATGGCAGAAACCACAGTTACTTGATGAAAATGGGATGGATCAAGTTACCTCATTTTCGCTCGCAAGGTCCAACTTCCCTTTCAGGTATTTTTGAATCAGAGAAACAGGTATGCTCCCATCCCTGTGAAAATCGAACGTATATAATCAGTTTCTGATTTATTCTTCAAATTAGTACATGCCGATTCAAACAAGAAGACAAAGCTTGCATACCAGAGTCTCCAAAAGAGAATAGAAAGAACTATCTGCAGTAAAATCTACAGGTCTACAACACATGTCCCGATTTCCGTAATAAATTTTCAAGAGTGACAACCGTCATAGAACCATGATGAATGTCAAATCCCCAATACCATGAGGCATGAGAtttaaataaattggatagcTCGAGCAATGGCTTGTATATGTGTTAAGTAGCATTTTTCTCATGCACCATCGACTGACATTTTTGTTGACATGCATCTAGATGATTGAAGTTATAAGCCACTAATAATGTAGTGCGATTCTGGTGGAGAATGTAAGGACTAAAACATCTCAAAAGGAACacattttcattttaaaaaagtaaTTCTCGTTCAAAAGTTAGAGTAATAACAGTCATCGAGCACTTACTTTATTCTCAGGTAACTAGAAGCGATCTGAGGCAAGGGTGCATCTCCATCCCTGAAGATAAAATACAGAAAATTACAGCAGGCAGACGGTTGGCttcaaaatgaaatttttatttcacatTCTTCTAAAGATATAGGTGGCTGCTTACTGCTCATCCGAAGCCACTAACGAAAACCATATCGGATGATTCTTTCGGTCAAATTTAGCAGGGGTAGCATCCAGCACAACCTGAGGTGGGACCTTGAATTCTCCGACGTTTTCACCCTTTTTCTGGCGACCTCTCCGCGATTTTTTAGGTCTTTCTGATTCTTGTGGGGCGTGAACAGTACAGCTCTCAGCTTGAACCTTCGATTTCAGCCTGTTTTCCTTATGTTTGGTCTTTGCAAGATCTCTCTCATTGTCATGGAATTCTGATTTAGCAACAGATCCTTGAGTCGTAAACTTTGAAGATTTGCTGCTACTGGCTGCTTCCACCAAACAAGTTAATGGTTTCCAAAGATCATGTCTCCCCTCCCAACGTTCAGAACCATTCCCCCTTCCTTTATCAGAATTAGGACGATTAGACGGCTCAGCAGCAGTAGGGTTCTGCAGCATAAGGAAGCATAGTTTTAGCAAATGCAAAACTCTACATAGTCCACAATTTAATTCATAGTAAAACTAATTATAACTCTATACGTCACCTGTCGTGCATTCTGAGTAAAATTTGCCAAAATCTCCCGTGAGCTAGTAGAGCTCTCAGGGTGATCACTCGAATCTTCCTCTTTTCTAAAATGTTTCTCTACGATGAAACTTGAACCTCTTGAAGCTTTTCTAGCAACAGATTTTGATCTTCTTCCAGTCATTCCACTCTGCGTCGAAACTCTTGGAGTGCTAACCACCAGTGATGAGAGAGACCTTTCCTTTCTTTTGGCTGGAAAGGTGATAGGAGTCACCACCTCCGGAGCCTTCACCTGTATCCTCTTGTAAGGGAATATTTTTGCCCTTATATCTTGCAAATTATGATCAGCTCTGATACACAATCATGAGTCAGATGATAAGACTGTTGTAGCCAACGATCAAATGAAGAAATGAAATGTGCACAATATGTGCACAAAAAGTGCATAACAAGTGCACAGATGATCAAGGTTATTAATTATTTCAATTTTACTGCACTAAATCTGAATTAAAACAAAAAGAGGTACATGTGCTATATATTCACCATTTACGTAGGAAAATTTACAAGAACATGCAACAAAAATCCTGTATTGTACGCTAATGAAAAGAGAGAAAGAGCATGCAGAGAAGCCAATATAATTAAGTGCGAGCTAGCATGCGAGAGACAAGCTACCTCAATTTCTCTAAAGGAGCACATCCCAGATCAATATCGCAAACTGGACAGCACTCCATTTCCTCATCCAGTAGCTTCTTGAATATGCATTTCCTGCAAACTGGATAATCTTAAAAGTTAAAAAGATTCTCAGTTTCGTCACCATTAAACAAGAAACCAGAAGAATATTAATCAGCAGATCTGTCAAATATATAGGCGTAACGAGTTGATGGAAATCGAGTACACTTCAACACTATACGAACAAGATCAATGAAACAGGAAGCTCACCTTATTGCAACCCCGATTCAGCTCACATATGTATACATCAAATCATTTATCCACAGAAAAATAAATTTCCCACCAAGCAGACAATAACATATGTCCACCAAGCACAAAATTCCACACAAACAACCCATGAAAACGTGCAGCTCTCACTCCCAGATCGCTGGCACCCGATGCCACAAAACCAAAAATCGAAATCGAATAATATCACAAACTCAACGCcacagagaaaaaaaaaacccagaTGACACAACCACCATCACACCCCAAAACAAGTCATAATTCAAAGAACCCGCACCAAATCACACGAGAAATCCATGAATCCAAACAATTATAACAAAAGAGAAAGCCACTCACACGTATGAAGACATTCGATAATCGTAGTAGCATCACAAAACAGCTTGTGGCAGAGAggacacgtcatgcatgacgccACCGACCCTCTATTCGCTTTAGAAACCTGATTCGGCATCGCACGATCAAATTCCCCGGAAATCAACACAAGAATATCCCCGAACGGAAGCCGCCACGTATCCTACGCAGTGCATGCTACCGCCACCGCCAACGCATGAGGCGTGGGATTTACGTACATCTCCGCTGGCTCTATAACATCTGCATCAACCCCAATAAACCAAAGCAAGATTATTGCAGCAAAAGCAAACGACAAGCACCGTAACAACAACCACGCACACACAAGGGGAATTATTGTGCGAATGATTATTGCAACATCAATTGACCAACAAATCTGAGCATAAACAGTTGATTTGGGGGAAAGCTGGACGTGGGTTCGTGGGATTGACTCTCGTGGATGATCCGAGAACTGGGTCTGGCTCCATAGCTGGGGTGTGAGTCGAAATCGAGAAAGGAGAGTAAGAACAAATTAAGAACATgtagttatatatatacacacacgcaTGTATATATACATAGAATAGATTATatctgattttttattttattttatttttaaaaataaaaatttctaattttaattaaaaattttataaatattttttcaaaggGATGCTGACACTGTGGCAAGAAAATGTAATTACCCTAATTTATGGGGTCGAAAATAACACCCGCCGATGCGCCAGTTAACATGTTTGTCGGGAGATTGGGAGTTATGGGGCATGCTAGAATCGGTTGTCTGACGATTTTGCCCTCAAACTCACCCCATTTATGCCCAtattcaaattaaaaataactgCATGTGAATTTAATAAAGAATTTAGAGgatgtttgggagagcttaaaagctcttcggatctttggtaaatttttttaaaaacaacttataagctgtcaaaataagctgtttgatagtataagctgttttttaaaaagtaaggggaggtacttttttcaaaagatcttattttaacattttatttcTCTAAAataaccttaaatattttaataaatctccatcatatcctgcacctattaaatattaaatattattttttaaaaaaaattccaaatcacataattttttctaaaataaaatattataacaattttatttttttatatatgtttattctaaaactattttcatatatgtataactcgaaacattattttcatataattatacattttttggtaatttcgacgataaaaagatcttataataccaaacacatcaacatctttaagttatttaaaataagtttatccaaacactttaacaacttatttttaaaataagttctaacagcttataagctcttaaaacatcttttaagctctaaaagcttataagttttttttaataagtttagccaaacaccctctaCTTGTGTGGactaaactatatatatatatatatatataacttagaTAGTATAATTATTGTGTTATATGCAAACACTTGTAAGATGATCTAATGTATTAAATTTGTGAGATGAATGATTCGAccgatgaaaataatttatttttttatatgaaatataatactttttattgtaaataaaaATTGGATCAACTCGTCTTACGAAAATTGATTTATGAGATTTTCTTA comes from the Henckelia pumila isolate YLH828 chromosome 1, ASM3356847v2, whole genome shotgun sequence genome and includes:
- the LOC140890375 gene encoding E3 ubiquitin protein ligase DRIP2-like, which encodes MPNQVSKANRGSVASCMTCPLCHKLFCDATTIIECLHTFCRKCIFKKLLDEEMECCPVCDIDLGCAPLEKLRADHNLQDIRAKIFPYKRIQVKAPEVVTPITFPAKRKERSLSSLVVSTPRVSTQSGMTGRRSKSVARKASRGSSFIVEKHFRKEEDSSDHPESSTSSREILANFTQNARQNPTAAEPSNRPNSDKGRGNGSERWEGRHDLWKPLTCLVEAASSSKSSKFTTQGSVAKSEFHDNERDLAKTKHKENRLKSKVQAESCTVHAPQESERPKKSRRGRQKKGENVGEFKVPPQVVLDATPAKFDRKNHPIWFSLVASDEQDGDAPLPQIASSYLRIKDGSIPVSLIQKYLKGKLDLASENEVEIKCMGQTVIPSLTLNNLVELWLQTTGTERASATIGSSAKDFVMVLCYARKCPAAS